Proteins encoded in a region of the Flavobacteriales bacterium genome:
- the dnaA gene encoding chromosomal replication initiator protein DnaA, whose protein sequence is MSKNLKQIWDNCLMVIKDNVPLQAYKTWFEPIKPIKLRSNVLTIQVPSQFFYEWLEEHYVVLLRKTIRKELGPDAKLEYSIIMENNSAKNTNPYTVKIPTTNKKAIKNPSVAMPLDISTNPIRNPFIIPGLRKINIDSNLNPNYSFENFIEGDCNRLARSAGYAVAEKPGGTAFNPLLIYGGVGLGKTHLAHAIGISIKNRFPGKTVLYVASEKFTQQFIDAVKTNNTNDFIHFYQMVDVLIIDDVQFFSGKEKTQDVFFHIFNHLHQTGKQIILTSDKAPVELQGMEQRLLSRFKWGLSADLQVPDLETRIAILNQKMYADGIELPKEVVEYLAYSISSNIRELEGALISLIAQSSLNKKSITLDLAKQMIDKFVKNTAREVSIEYIQKVVCDYFDLPIELMKSKTRKREVVQARQIAMYFSKKMTKSSLANIGAHCGGKDHATVLHACRTVNNLSETDKKFKVYLDDLDKKLSIQ, encoded by the coding sequence ATGAGTAAAAACCTGAAACAAATTTGGGATAACTGTCTTATGGTTATCAAAGATAATGTGCCATTGCAAGCTTATAAAACTTGGTTTGAACCTATCAAGCCAATTAAGTTAAGAAGTAATGTACTTACTATCCAAGTTCCTTCTCAGTTTTTTTACGAGTGGTTAGAAGAGCATTATGTTGTTTTATTAAGAAAAACAATTAGAAAAGAGTTAGGACCAGATGCTAAATTAGAATATAGCATTATTATGGAAAACAACAGTGCTAAAAACACGAATCCATATACGGTTAAAATTCCAACAACGAACAAGAAAGCGATCAAGAACCCTTCTGTAGCGATGCCTTTGGATATTAGTACTAATCCAATTAGAAATCCATTCATCATCCCTGGTCTTCGCAAGATTAATATTGATTCTAATTTGAATCCTAATTATTCTTTCGAAAATTTTATTGAAGGCGATTGCAATCGTTTGGCACGTTCTGCTGGTTATGCTGTTGCAGAAAAACCAGGAGGAACAGCTTTTAACCCACTATTGATATATGGTGGAGTTGGTTTAGGAAAAACACACCTAGCTCACGCTATTGGTATTTCAATTAAAAACAGGTTCCCAGGGAAAACAGTTTTATATGTTGCTTCTGAAAAGTTTACGCAACAGTTTATTGATGCTGTTAAAACGAATAACACCAATGACTTTATACATTTTTACCAAATGGTAGATGTATTGATTATTGATGATGTCCAGTTTTTCTCAGGAAAGGAAAAGACACAAGATGTATTCTTCCATATCTTTAACCACTTGCATCAAACTGGAAAGCAGATTATCTTAACATCAGACAAAGCTCCTGTAGAATTACAAGGAATGGAACAACGTCTATTATCTCGTTTTAAATGGGGATTATCAGCAGATTTACAAGTTCCAGATTTAGAAACAAGAATTGCTATCTTAAACCAAAAGATGTATGCTGACGGTATTGAACTACCGAAAGAAGTTGTTGAGTACTTAGCATATAGTATTTCTAGCAATATTAGAGAACTAGAGGGAGCATTAATCTCTTTAATTGCTCAATCTTCGTTAAACAAAAAATCAATCACTTTAGATTTAGCTAAACAAATGATTGACAAATTTGTTAAGAATACAGCAAGAGAAGTTAGCATTGAGTACATCCAAAAAGTAGTTTGTGATTATTTCGATTTACCAATCGAATTAATGAAGTCTAAAACTAGAAAAAGAGAAGTTGTACAAGCAAGACAAATTGCCATGTATTTCTCTAAAAAGATGACCAAGTCTTCTTTAGCTAATATTGGAGCTCACTGTGGAGGAAAAGACCACGCTACTGTATTACACGCTTGTAGAACAGTAAACAACCTATCTGAAACAGATAAAAAGTTTAAAGTTTACTTAGATGATTTAGATAAAAAACTAAGCATTCAATAA